A single region of the Vicia villosa cultivar HV-30 ecotype Madison, WI linkage group LG4, Vvil1.0, whole genome shotgun sequence genome encodes:
- the LOC131598994 gene encoding protein neprosin-like has protein sequence MINILFLVICLVTITIGHKDNGMPNGLKEEDLELERQLNILNKSPIKSIHIKSGYIVDCVDINKQPAFDHPLLKNHKLQRKPNFEKNIFQNSSIKPKFILEKFRCPQETVPIRRTTKNDLIQGKLLFNGQNITQNGAINLFARIYLSIAGSPYYGVSGSTSIWNPKVYKGQSSAASLYVRRGGGNDLNKISLGWHAFPELYNDDQTHLFVFWTSGKNGCFNMLCKGFIQVDKSYTFGARISRTSTYGGQIIEAPLQISQDKVGNWWLRVMNKDIGYFPAALFSSLNGAEEVGFGGYTVTPAGTSSPTMGSGHKPDSNFTHATYFRFVNYLDKIGNHFDPKEFMVESYNDAPNCYGITNYENKKRKQGYSLQFGGPGGKCNT, from the exons ATGATCAATATATTATTTTTGGTTATCTGTTTGGTGACAATTACTATTGGGCACAAAGATAATGGTATGCCAAATGGGTTGAAAGAAGAAGATTTGGAACTAGAGAGACAACTAAACATCCTTAACAAGTCTCCTATAAAGAGTATTCAT aTAAAGTCAGGATACATAGTTGATTGTGTTGATATTAACAAACAACCAGCTTTTGATCATCCTTTACTAAAAAATCACAAATTGCag AGAAAACCaaattttgaaaagaatatatttcaaaattcatcaatcAAGCCTAAATTTATACTTGAGAAATTTAGGTGTCCTCAAGAAACGGTTCCTATTCGGAGGACAACGAAAAATGATTTAATTCAAGGAAAATTATTATTCAATGGTCAGAATATAACTCAAAATGGTGCGATCAATCTT TTTGCTCGTATCTATCTTTCAATAGCGGGTTCTCCTTATTATGGAGTTAGTGGAAGTACTAGTATTTGGAATCCAAAAGTTTATAAAGGTCAATCAAGTGCAGCTTCTTTATATGTTCGAAGAGGAGGGGGAAATGATCTTAATAAAATCTCGCTCGGATGGCAT GCATTTCCAGAATTATATAATGACGACCAAACACATTTGTTTGTATTTTGGACG TCAGGTAAGAATGGATGCTTTAATATGCTATGCAAGGGTTTCATTCAGGTTGACAAATCATACACATTTGGTGCTCGTATATCTAGAACATCTACATATGGCGGACAGATAATAGAAGCACCACTTCAAATTTCACAG GATAAGGTAGGTAATTGGTGGTTAAGAGTGATGAATAAGGATATTGGATACTTTCCTGCGGCTTTATTCTCCTCATTGAATGGAGCTGAAGAAGTGGGATTTGGTGGATATACTGTAACTCCTGCTGGTACTAGTAGTCCCACAATGGGTTCAGGACACAAACCTGATAGTAACTTCACTCATGCAACTTATTTTAGGTTTGTAAATTATTTGGATAAAATTGGAAACCATTTTGATCCTAAAGAATTTATGGTAGAAAGTTATAATGATGCTCCTAATTGCTATGGAATTacgaattatgaaaataaaaaaagaaaacaaggaTATTCTCTTCAATTTGGAGGACCAGGTGGTAAATGTAATACTTAA